The Candidatus Methylacidiphilales bacterium region TCGGATGAGGGGTTATTTATTAGCCCATTTCTTGATCGGGCGCTGCATCACTCCGCCGAGTTCGTATAATTTTGCCTTGTTGTGGATCATCTCAGATCTTGAAAGACCCGTGATTGCGTAGTCCTGTCTCAGAAAAATAGCCTCTTCAGGACAGACTTCTTCGCAAAAACCGCAGTAGATACAGCGTGTCATGTCGATGAAAAATTCCTTAGGAGCCTTTTCCACTTTGGCGTAGGGAGAATCGTGAGGAATCTCGCCGGGAATGATGGTTATTGCGCGTGGGGGGCAAATAAATTCGCATAGTTGGCAACTCACGCACTTTTCACGTCCCTCTTCATCCTTGACGAGGGTGGGGGCGCCCCGATAACCGGGCGGTAAACTCCATTTTTGTTCTGGGTATTCAAGCGTTACTTTAGTTTTTCCTATAATTCGGAGGAGCAGATGCTTCAAGGTGATTCGCAACCCTGTGAGGATTGCCGGTAGGTAGAGTTTCTCATACCATTTCAAACTGGGGCGAGCGATGACCATAGTTTAATCATACTTTGAATTCAACTGCTGACAAACGCTTTTGGAGCATTGTTCTATTTGCGATTCTTAAGTAATTTGAAGAGATATGGAACTTGAATCACTTGTAGACGCCTTTCTGGACTCATATGCAGAGCATGGAGGCATCAACCACATCGATGGCATTAATCTTCCATCAAAAGCGAGTATCGCGAATATTTTGGAAAATCTGCTCCATCTTCTCATGCCGGGATTTTGGGGAGATACCATGGAGAACACGGATGGATTGCCACAATATACCCGGAATCAACTCAAAACCATCGTCACACAACTGAGTGCTGAAATTGAAAAAAGCCTTGAGTTCGCTCCTGTGGCGGGTGTGCGGACACCAGAGGTCGTTTACGCTTTTTTTACGCGTTTGCTTTCTCTGCGTCCGATTCTTCAAAAAGATGCTGAAGCTGCCTTTAATGGGGATCCGGCAGCGACGTGCATTGAGGAAGTCATTTTGGCTTATCCTGGATTTGAGGCTTTGGCGGTGTATCGCATCGCGCACATTCTATATGAACTTCGGGTGCCGCTCATTCCTCGAATGATGACGGAATGGGCGCATGGGCGCACTGGCGTGGATATTCATCCCGGCGCGCGGATTGGAACATCTTTTTTCATGGATCATGGGACTGGAATCGTGATTGGGGAGACTTGTATCATAGGCGATCGCGTTAAAATTTATCATGGTGTTACGCTCGGCGCGCGCTCCACATCGGGGGGACAACGTTTGCGTGGAGTGCAGCGTCATCCAATTATTGAAGATGATGTGACAATTTATCCTGGAGCAACGATTCTTGGTGGAGATACTCGCATAGGTGCGCGTTCAGTCATAGGCGGAAACGTCTGGCTCACGCATAGCGTTCCGCCTGATAGTTTAGTGACCTTTCATACGCCGGAGCTATTGATTCGCTCACGTCGTGAGGAAGCGATCACTTGGGAAATATGAGGTGCTCCTCTGCGCATGCGACGGATTTATCTTGATTACAATGCGACAGCGCCGCTCTCGCCCACTGCCGAGGCAGTTCTAGCTAAGTGTGGGGGGCGTCTTCCGCAATCTTCCTCTTACATAAATTATTTTCCAGCTTTCAACGCTTCCAGCATGCATGCTGAAGGGCGAATAGCTCGGGCATGGGTTGATGAGGCACGTTGGCGAGTAGCACGGTGCCTTGGAGTCCAGCCTCATGAGATTGTCTTCACCAGCGGTGGCACAGAAAGCAACAACCTGGCTATTATTGGTGCAGTCTTAGCAAGATTGAGAAATTCTGCTGTTGGTCGGCTTTATGTTATGACGTCTGCGATCGAGCACCATTGTGTGTTAGCGTCGTGTCAGTGGTTGCAACGTTGGTTTACCGTGAAGACGGATTTTATCCCGGTAGATCAGACTGGGATAGTTTGTGCAGAAAAGATTGAGGACGTATCGCCGCCTTATCCGCTGTTGATCAGTGTCATGGCAGCGAATAATGAAATCGGCACGCGACAGCCTGTGGAGAGGATTGGTCAGTGGACTCGAAAATATGGCATTCTGTTTCATGTCGATGCTGTCCAACTGGCGGGACGCGAGTCGCTCAAAGCCATCTGTCAAAACGCTGATCTTGTGTCTTTTTCTGGTCACAAAATTGGAGCTCCACACGGGACAGGTGTGCTTTACGTCCGATCGGGTGTGCCTCTGGAGCCGCTTATAATTGGAGGCTGGCAGGAATTAGGCCGAAGAGCGGGGACAGAAAATGCCGCTTCTCTATTGGCTTTGGCAGCGGCTTTGGAGGCGGCTGAAGCAGATATGCAGGGTGAGTCAAGAAGGCTCTTTGAGCTTGTCGAACGCCTCTGGCAACACATCGCTCTTTTGCCTAATGTGCGCCGAAACGGGCATATCACCCAACGTATTGCTAATACTTTGAACGTTACTTTTTTGGATCTTGATCAGCAGACTTTGTTGATGGCGCTGGATCTTGAGGGGTTGAGTGTTTCGAGCGGATCGGCTTGTGTGGTGGGGACGTGGCAGCCCTCGCATGTTCTGGCAGCTTTAGGTTACTCTTCTGAGGGCGCTACGGTGCGATTTTCACTTGGAAAAGAGACTTCTGAGGCTGATGTAGAAGAGGCTGCTGAGCGGGTGAAAAAAGTGGTGAATCGACTTAGATCCATCAATCTTCGCTAGTGGAGCGGCAATCACGCCAACGTCTGGCGACGTCGTTTTCGATGCCGAGGTGGTCTAGGATTCTTGCTACGACGGTATCTACGAGTTCTTCAATGGTCTTTGGATGGCCATAGAATGAAGGCATCGCAGGGATAACGTCAGCCCCAGCTTCGAGTAATGTCACGATGTTGCGCGCTTGCACTAGGTTCCAAGGAGTTTCGCGTGGGACGAGGATTAGACGTCTTCTTTCCTTTAGGAATACATCTGCTGCTCGTGTGATGAGTGAATCGGCGTAGCCATGAGCAATTCGTCCGATCGTTCCCATTGTGCAGGGGGCGATGATCATGGCATCGAAGAGGGTGGAGCCGCTGGCGAAGGGGGCTTGCATGGAGCGATCGTTGTGTTTTTTGATGTTTTCGGGAAAACGGAAGCCGCCTAACTCTTCTTGGCCGACCTGCAAGGCATAAGGGCTGCAGACGACGTGAAGTTCGTGCCCTTCTTTGTGGATTAAGTCTATTAGGCGTTGTGCGTAGAGAGCTCCACTGGCGCCGGTGATGGCAAGAACGAAGCGTTTCATTCTGGGTGAGCATAGATTTTCTGGCTGGAAACTGCAATCGCAGGACTATTGACAATACTTTACTGGTGAGTTTATTTAGTATTAGTGAAACTAATAGATATTTTTTTGTCGCCAAAGCCCAACGGGGTGGAGCGATCCTCGCACGATCAGCCTAAATTGGATTTATCTCGTGAATATTTACTTGTGGCTGAAGCTTTGCAGGAGGTTGAGCAGCTAATTTTCTCTCAGGCTGAGGAATTTGATCCAGCCGTGGCGGGTTATCTGGATTCGATTTGGAGAACTAAAGGCAAGAGGCTAAGGCCGGCGATTACGCTTTTTAGCGCTGGCACGATGGGGGGGATAAGTCCTGCTCACATAAAGTTGGCGATGATAGTGGAGTTGATCCATCTGGCATCTTTGGTGCACGATGATGTGATGGATCATGCGGAGTTGCGGCGTGGAGTGTTGACAGCTTATAAACGGTGGGGGGCAGAGATTGCTGTGCTTTTAGGAGACTGTCTTTTTGCGCATGCACTGAAATCTTGTGCGGATCTTCCTCCGGAAGCGGCGCGTGAAATTGCTTCTGCTGCTAATGAGGTTTGTTCAGGTGAGATTTTACAAACACAAAGGCAATTTGATTTAAATTTGGATTTGGATCAATACTACAAGATTATCGGGATGAAAACGGCTGCGCTTTTTCGAATTTGTGCGGAGCTATCAGCAGTGCTTCACGGCTGCACTGCTGAGCAGCGGTTTGCGATGCGGCAGTTTGGGCAGACGTTTGGGGTAGCTTATCAGGTGTATGATGATTGTTTGGATTTTTTTCACGTCGAGAATGCGACAGGGAAAACTGCGGGGACGGATATAGAGGAGGGGAAAATTACTCTTCCGTTGTTGTTGATGTTGCAGCGTGTCGGGGAAGGGGAGCATCAGCGAATCTTTGGCACGATCTTGCATGGCTCGCGACGTGAGAAGCAGAGGCTTTCGGAGAGGGTGTTGAATTCTGATGCGATGAGTGATGCCGTGATGGTGCTTGAGAATTTATTTGCACAGGCACGTGCTCAACTGGCTCATTTTGGATTTAATCCGTATCGGCAAGCTTTGGAGAGCATAACGAGGAAGATTGTTGCGCATTTGGTTGAGCTTTTGAGGTGTAGCCGGTCTTCGGCGTTATCAGGCACATAGCTCGATGACGAGGAGCTGTAGGGCTTCTTCCTTGTCTATAGTGCCTCGGAGCATTTGGAGATAGGTTTCGTAGAGGCGCTCGAGCGATTCGACCCATCGGCGTAGTGGTTGCCTTTTGGCGTGACGGGCTGCAGATCCGAGTTGGAAGGGGCTGATGGTCTCACCGGATTTTTTTTTGGGTAGATAAATTTCGGCTTGTGGTTCGAGTATAGCTTGGGCGAAATCGCCTTTAGGGATGAGGCGCATCAGTTTTTCCTCGAGTAAAGCTGCACAGAGGGTGACGGTGCGGAGCTGTTGAGCGAGGATGATGAGGATGCCGATGTCGGATTCTTTTTGCAGGAGGAGTTGGCGGAGAAGATCGAGGGCATCAGCTTGACGTTTAGCGAGCACGGCGTTGCAGAAGTCCCAGACTACGGCTTCGCGTTGGCCGAAGACCATTTCACGGGCATCGGCGAGGGTTACTTGGTGGCGGTGTGGGCCGATGTAGAGGAGGAGTTTTTCGGCAGCGGATTGGAGGGCGTGAGTATCTATGCCGAGGGCAATAAAGAGATACTCGCAGACTTCTTCGCTTGCTTGGAGGCCTTTTTCTTGGAGGATGTCGGAGATCAACTTTTGGATTTCGAAACGGCTGAGTTTTCTTGGGTCGGGCTCGTCATGGATTTCAGTAGTGGCGAGTGTGGAGAGGTGTTTGTAAGCGGATCGGCGTTTGTCAACGCCTAGCGCGCTGATGATGAGCGTGACTTCGTCGAGGGAGGCTTTGCTTAGGAAATCGACAAAGTGGTCTAGAGCTGTTTGGACGCTTTCGTAGCGGGCAAGTGGGCTATCATCCATGAAATTGACATTTTTGAGCCAGACGACTTTTTCGCCACCGAAGAAAGATCGTGTAAGGATGCTTTCTTGCGTTTTTTTTAGGACTTCAACAGCTTCTTCGCCGCTTTTGCTCAGGATTCGGCCATCGAGGATCTCGACATTCATGGGGTCGTCGATTTTCAGTTGATCGAAGAAATGTTGAGCGGCTTGTTGGACTTTGCCGTGATCGCTTCCTGCAAAGAAGTAGATCTTGGATGAGGAGGATCGGGGGCGGGACATAAGGGGAGGTCTATTTAAAGTGTATCTTGTGGAAAGCTGAAAGGGTGTCAAAGTAAACTGTATGGAGCATCTCTGGGCACCATGGCGTCGGCAGTATGTGGAGAAGGGACGTGAAGATAATTTGTCCGATACGTTTGCGGTAATTGGGCAATCGTTGGATGATCGGGAACATTTTGTGTTGAGTCGGTCGCGTGCGGGCTATGGGGTTTTGAATCGTTATCCTTACAACACAGCGCATACGTTGGTAGTGCCTTATCGCAAGGTGGCGCAGATCGAAGATCTGAGCGAGGCGGAGTGGTCGGATCTGACGCGGTTGATGTTGCGGATCAAGGGAGCGATTCAGAGAGTATATCAGCCGGATGGCTTTAATATCGGTATCAATTTAGGGTCGGCCGCTGGCGCGGGAATAGAGGAACATTTGCACATTCATCTGGTGCCACGTTGGAGGAATGATGCCAACTTTATGACGACAGTTGGAGCGACGCGCGTTCATCCGAGCGCGTTAGAGGAGGTTTGGCAAGCGCTGAGGGGCGTGTTAGAATCGAGCTAGAGGAGAATTTAGGAGAACTTAGAGGCAGGAGGAATGCACGATGAGAACAAGGATAAGGGGCTCTGGGAGGGGGAAGGGGCGACGTTTGCGCGAGTATGAGTTTGTGGTTGAGGGGAAAGGTGTGAGGAGAGGTTTTTGTAGAGTATTTTTTATAAGCCTCGTGATGTGCCTGGGATGGAATCCGAGTGAAAAGGCTGCGGCAGCGGATGACGTGGTAGTGGCTATGCGGGAGCAAGGAATGTTGTATGTGGATACTGTGGATCCGGAGATTCGACCTGCTGTGATTCTCAATCAACCTTTGGCAGTCTATATGTCTAGGGATTTGCGAAATTTATTGGCGGTGTTGCCGGTGGAGACGCGAGTGGAAATTGTGGCAGTTGAGGTGGCGTATTTAGATGAGGTGGTGAGGCAAGCTAAGGAGAGTGCGGAGCAGGCTCGCGGGAAAGGAGTTTATTTAGTGCGAGCTGAAACGCCTGATCGCAAGGTGGAGGGGTGGGTAAAAGGGGAAGCGATGCCAAAATTAAATCGCGAGGTGATTGAGGCTGCGATGGCAATAGAAAAGCGGCGAGTTGAAGTGGAGGCGGCTATTGCGGCGAAGCAGGTTGTTGAAGGGATGACGATGGAGGAAGTGCGGTTAAGTCTGGGCAAGCCGGATCGGGTTTCGTTTCGACGAGAGACGGGTGAAGATCCGAAGCGAATTGATGTGTGGGTATATGTGATTTACGAACGCGTTTTAAAAACTCGGACGGTATTGAATCCTTATGGAATTCCTGTGATTGAGACCTATTATGAGAAGGAAGCGGTGGGAGAGCGAATAGTTGAGTTTGTAAATAATGCAGTGGTGGCTGTGGAGGAGCACAGGGACGTGAAACGCTGGAGGTAGATTGAGTTTTGGAAAAATGCGAATGCCTCTTGGATCAATGTTTTTGCGGTGGGGAATGTGCGGGATGTTTTTCTGTTTTTGCATCACTTGGGTTCAGGCACAGCGTGCTTTGAGCAATGCGCATGTGCCTTGGGTGAATGGTGAGGTGCTTATTTATGATGTGAAGTGGGGTTTAGTGAAGGCGGCTGAGGCATTATTTAAGGCGGAGGATTTGGGGGATCGTTGGAAATTTAGTCTCAATCTGAAGACTGTTGGGTTAGTTGATGCGTTTTATCCTGTGAATTCCCGCTTTGTTTCGATAACGGAAAAAGGATATTGGCGGTCGATGGGTTATTTTGAAGATCGGAACGAGAATCGCCGCGTGCGGCGAACTAGTAGCACAGTAGATTACTGGAAGAAAGTCGGGGTCTTTCTGAATCAGACTACAGGCGAAAAACGGATGTTTCGTTTTAAGCATGAAATTTTGCATGATTTGGGATCGGTGTTGTATGGGACACGCCTTGCTGACTGGGAGCGTGCGGGAAAGCGGAGAGTGTGTGTGTATGAGAGAGGCAAGATAAAGAATGGATGGATATATTTTGAAAAGCGTGTTGTAGAGAGTGTTGCAGGGTGGCCTAAACAGCGATTGTGGTGTCTATATGGAGAACCTGAGCCGGATAGTGATGGCAAAGTCCGGGGGAACGTGCGGATGTGGTTAACTGATGATAAGAGGCGGATACCTCTCTATGCTCGGGTTAAATTTCGATGGGGAACCTTCGAAATAGAGCTGAAGGAAGCTTTTCCGTATGGATTAGTTAATTATGAGCGAAATTTGGGGGCGTCTCAAATTAAAGCTAGGGCAACGGCATCAGCTACTAAGCGGCCTTGAGGCGTCAGAATAATTCTTTTATCGGGAGTCACATCTATAAGTTTTTCTTGAAGCAGCATTTCTAGCTGCTTTTCATGAATGTGGAGTGTGGGATCATTTATGTTAAGCCCGTTTCGAGTGCGCAGCCCCAAAAGAATTTTTTCTTTTCTGAGTGTATCATGGTTTAGGACTTCAATATCTACCTTTAGTTCATTTAAGTCTGAAGCTACAGATGGGCTTGTAAGCTTTTCGATGTAGCTATCAGTCGAGGGTATGTTTTTCCAACGTTTATTCCGTATGGTGGAAACTGCGCTTGGGCCGAAGCCTAGATAATCACATCCATTCCAATAAGCTTGATTATGCATGGATTCGTATCCTTGGATGCTAAAGTTGGATATCTCATAGGGTCTGTAGCCGCTTTCGGACAGGATTTGATAGGTCAACTGAAAAAGCTCCGCTTCTAAAGCTTCGCTGCGCGTAAAAGTTCCTGTTTTTAAAGCCTCAAAAAACGGCGTGTCTTCTTCGTAGGTGAGAGCATAAGCTGAAATGTGCTCGGGTTGAAGTTCCACGGCTTGTGTAAGAGAATACTGCCATGCTTGTGTATCCTGGCCAGGTAAGCCAAAAATGAGATCAAAGTTTACGTTAGTAAATCCTATTTCTCTTAAAATCCGAATGGTCTTTTGAACGTCTTCAGGTTTATGTTGTCGTCCCAAAAGTTTGAGCTCCTGCGCATTCAGAGATTGCACTCCCAGAGAGATACGATTAACGCCTGCATCAAACCAAGCTAAAGCCTTTGATGGGGTGACTGTTGCTGGGTTCACTTCGATGGTGAACTCCTGGAGACTTCCTGATTGTAAATAAGTTTTCCGAAGGGTATGGGCAATTTTGTGGAATAAATCCACTGACAGGAGCGATGGGGTTCCTCCGCCAAGAAAGACCGTTTCCGCCTCTCCTGGGTAGATTTGATAGGTTAATTCTATTTCCCTGCAGAGAGCTTCCACGAACTTAATGTGTTTTTGGCGGCTGCCTCCGTGCACATAAAAATTGCAGTAAGGACATACTTTTGCACAAAACGGGATGTGTAGATACAAATGCCGGACCATTTCGAAGCTGTTTACGCGGGGTTTCTGGTATCAGTAAATTTCTGCTTGGAATTTTGACAGTTATTACTAAACCCTTGCGTATGAAACAAGATCCTAAGAAATCCGAAGGCAACAAGACAACTTCATCGCGCCGTTCAGCATCTAAGCTATCAAAAACTACAAATGGTGCTAACGGCAAGAAATCTGCTGATAAATCTCAAGTCCCTCCCGTATCAGGACCATCTCCGAATGAGCCAGTTTTAGCAGAACTCGACGATATCAGTCTTGAAGCGTCGCCAATTGAAGGTGATCCGAATGTCGCTAAATTTGTCCTCACTCAAGAAAGACCTGAGTTTCATCCTACTCCTGCGTATGAGTATCTTGGTGAATTGCCGCATACTTACGGAAGCCGCACGCTTTATTTAGTTGCGCGGGATCCGCATTGGCTGTATGCATATTGGGATCTTTCATCGGAACAATTTCGCGAAGTCCAACAACAAGCCCACGATGGAAAGGTCTTCTTGCAAATTTATTTTCAAGACGGGACTTTAGCTCAACAGATTCACATTTTCGAGCACGTTAAAAACTGGTATATTTACGCCAACGCACCGGGGCGATCGTTTTACGCTGAGATTGGCTCCTATCGGCACGACGGCAGCTTTCAGGCAATCACGCGATCTGGGATTGCTTATGCTCCAAGGGATACGATGAGTCCGAACACTGAGGCGCGTTTTGTGACTCTTCCCTTTCACATTAGTTTTCAAGAGCTTTGGCAGATTTTGGCTGGTCGGGGTCGGGAAGGGGAAGAGCTTCTCGAGATCTTGGCACGCATTCAAGAGGAGGGTGGAGAATTGCCGTTCCCTTATCCAGGGGCTATTCCTGGGACGGGGCGTTGGGAGGGCGATTGGTCAGCGATGGGAGCGGTGTTGATCCGTCATATCCGTATGGGCTCAGATGTGATTCAGGAGGTGACGCATCGCCCGAGAATGCAGTGGGCAGGCCTTCCGACCTCTGGTTCTTGGCCGACGAGTCCAAGTAGTGAGACCTATCATTCGGCTTTTCGCAGTGGTCCGCGTCAGTTTTTCATGCATGTAAATGCTGAGTTGATTATTTATGGAGGCACTGATCCGCGGGCGCGTCTGCAGATCGAGGGGAAAGAGATCACGATGAATCCTGATGGGACATTTCGTTATCATTTCACATTTCCTGATGGGACGTATTACATTCCGATCAAAGCTACTTCTCCAGATGGGCTCGAGACAAGGGAGGCTGTTCTTTCATTCCTTCGAATGAGTTATTACAAGGGGCAAGTCGATGCGACTGCTCAGCCTCCGTTGCGAGAGCCTATTGGCAAGATTCCTGCCTGATTGTGGGTCTTGGGCGACGGATTTTTTCTAAGCGAGGTTCTTCCCCGGCGTCTTTATTTTCTTGCTTTGTAGGATTTTGTGTAATAGGGTAGTTTTATGACGCGTCGGGAGTGGGTCAAAGCGACTGTTGCGGCTGTTTTAGGTGCGACCCTTTTCCCTTGGAGGGATTCTTTGGCTCGGTCAACTAAGCCTCTTGCTAAAAAGGGCGCGTCTCTGCTTGAGGTTCCTGAGGGGTTGGAGCCGTTTTTTGTTAATAGTGGTCCGGGCTATGGTCGGCGTATTGCCTTGACGTTTGATGATGGGCCATGTCCTGGGGTGACCGATGTGATTTTGCGTGCGCTTGAGAGGCGGAATATCCAGGCGACATTTTTTATGATTGGGCGTCGGGTGCAGGCGGCGCCGTCTCTGGGGAGAGAGGTGGTGGCGGCTGGCCATGAAGTTGGCAATCATACGCTGAATCACGTTCCGCTTTCGCAATATAATTCTCAACGGGTGTATTACGAGATTGCGCGTTGCCAGGATATTATTGAGGATCAGCTTCGGGTCTCTCCGCATTGGTTTCGGCCGCCTTATGGGGCGTTTCGGCGGAATCAGGGTCCGATTGCTTTGTCGCGGTATCTTGGGATTGCCTTTTGGAATGTCGATCCGCAAGATTGGCGGCGTCCTGGGGTTTCGAAGATTATTAATACGGTTGTGTCGAAGACGGAGCCGGGGTCGATTATTCTTTTGCATGATATTCATGAGCAGACTGCTGAAGCTGTTGAGCCGTTGTTGGATGAGTTGATGGATTTGGAGTTTACTTTTACGACGATGACGCGTTTTCTTGGGTTGCCGTATCCGATTATTCCTAGGGCTATTCCGGTGTCGCCTGATGTGCCGATTTGAGTTTTTCTGCGGGTGTGGGTGGGTTGTTTGTGTTGTTGTTTTTTTGGAGTGTTGGAGTGGTTGTTGGGGGTTAGAAGGCTGGCTGGTTAGAAGGCTGCCTGGTGTGGCGTTAAAGGGGGGGATGTGGGGAGTTGGAAGGCTGGGTGTTTAGGGTTCAGTGGGTTTGTGATTGAGTTTTGTGGGATTTGTGTTGGGTTGAGGGTTTTAGTTTGGTGAAGAGAGCAGGGGGTCAGTGGGTGTTGTGCGACGAGGTGTGGCTTCGTGGGGTGGGGAGGGGGCGGGGTGTGGATTTTCTGTGTGTATCTTGAGGGAGAGGATGCGCGAGATGCCGCGCTCGTGCATGGTGACGCCGTAGACGACGTCTGCGGCTTGAATGGTGCGTTTGTTGTGTGTGATGACTATGAATTGGGAGTGCTCGGTGAAGTTTTTGAGGATGGCGATGAAGCGGTCGATGTTGGATTCATCGAGGGGGGCATCCATTTCGTCGAGGACGCAGAAGGGGCTGGGTTTGACTTTGTAGAGGGCGAAGAGGAGGGCTAGGGCGGTGAGGGTTTGCTCGCCGCCGGAGAGGAGGGTGATGGATTGAGGTTTTTTGCCGGGGGGTCGTGCTATGATTTCGATGCCGGATTCGAGGGGGTCTTCGTGTTGGAGTAGTTCTAGGTGGGCTTTGCCGCCGTTGAAGAGTTGTTGGAAGAGGGATTGGAAGTGGGTGCGAATTTTTTCGAAGGTTTCTGTGAAGAGTTTTTGGGTGGTGAGGTTGATTTCTGATATGGTTTGGAGGAGTTGTTGTTTGGATTTGAGGAGGTCTTGTTGTTGGGCGGTGAGGAAGTTGTAGCGGTCTTGGAGTTCTTGGAATTCGGTGATGGCTTCGGGGTTGACGGCGCCGATGGCTTGAATTTTTTGTTTTAGGTCTTGGACTTGGGTTTGAATTTCGCTCCAGGGTGTGGTGTTGAGTTCTTCTTCGGAAAGAGGGGTGAGCTCGTCGAGGGGGGTTTGGTAGGTGGTGAGTATTTTTTCTCGATGGTTTTGGAGGTGGATGCGGGCTTCGGCGAGTTGGATTTCGTGTTGGTGTTGGTTGTGTTGAAGGGATTCGAGTTCGTTTCGAAGGCGGAGTTGTTGTTGTTCACGGGTAGAGATTTCGTTCTGGAGTGTGTGAAGCTTTTGGGTGATGTCTTGGATTTGTGTGTGGTATTGTTGTGCGTGATGTTGGGCTTGGGTAAGGTCGCGTTCGGCTTCTTGTATGGCTTGGGAGGCTTCTTGGATGGTTGCGTCGTGATCTTTGGTTTCGGAATGTCGGGTGTGGAGGAGGGTTTGTAGCTCTTCTAGGCGTTGGTGGGCAGTGTGGATTTGGTTTTTGAGGGAGAGGTGTTGTTGCTCGAGGGATTGTTGCTGGATGAGGGCAGCGGAGAGGCGGTCGCGGGCTTGGGTTTCGGTTTCTGTGAGTTGGAGGATTTGTTGTTCTAAATTTTGGAGGGCGTCTTGGGATTGTTTGAGGGCCTGGGTGGCTTCTTGGAGTTGGGTTTGGAGGGATTGTTCTTGTTGGTGGTGGGTTTGTTGTTGGGAGAGGAGGTGGGAGATTTCGCGGTTGTAGTCGTCGCGGCGTCGGGAGATTTCTTCGACGTCGGATTGGGCGTTATCGTGGTCGGCTTGGGCTTGGGCATGGTGGAGGCGAGCTTCTTGGAGTGTGGTGCGGGCAAGCTCTAGGTTGTGTTGAGCTTGTGTGTGGAGGGCGCGGGCGTTGATGAGGGAGGCGTCGAGCTCGGAGAGGGTTTTGCGTTCTTCGGCGATTTCGAGTTCGAGGCGACGGATTTCGTTGCGGCGGATGAGGACTGTGAGGGCGGCCTGTCCTTTGTCTGCGCCGAAAT contains the following coding sequences:
- the hemW gene encoding radical SAM family heme chaperone HemW, whose protein sequence is MVRHLYLHIPFCAKVCPYCNFYVHGGSRQKHIKFVEALCREIELTYQIYPGEAETVFLGGGTPSLLSVDLFHKIAHTLRKTYLQSGSLQEFTIEVNPATVTPSKALAWFDAGVNRISLGVQSLNAQELKLLGRQHKPEDVQKTIRILREIGFTNVNFDLIFGLPGQDTQAWQYSLTQAVELQPEHISAYALTYEEDTPFFEALKTGTFTRSEALEAELFQLTYQILSESGYRPYEISNFSIQGYESMHNQAYWNGCDYLGFGPSAVSTIRNKRWKNIPSTDSYIEKLTSPSVASDLNELKVDIEVLNHDTLRKEKILLGLRTRNGLNINDPTLHIHEKQLEMLLQEKLIDVTPDKRIILTPQGRLVADAVALALI
- a CDS encoding DUF4912 domain-containing protein codes for the protein MKQDPKKSEGNKTTSSRRSASKLSKTTNGANGKKSADKSQVPPVSGPSPNEPVLAELDDISLEASPIEGDPNVAKFVLTQERPEFHPTPAYEYLGELPHTYGSRTLYLVARDPHWLYAYWDLSSEQFREVQQQAHDGKVFLQIYFQDGTLAQQIHIFEHVKNWYIYANAPGRSFYAEIGSYRHDGSFQAITRSGIAYAPRDTMSPNTEARFVTLPFHISFQELWQILAGRGREGEELLEILARIQEEGGELPFPYPGAIPGTGRWEGDWSAMGAVLIRHIRMGSDVIQEVTHRPRMQWAGLPTSGSWPTSPSSETYHSAFRSGPRQFFMHVNAELIIYGGTDPRARLQIEGKEITMNPDGTFRYHFTFPDGTYYIPIKATSPDGLETREAVLSFLRMSYYKGQVDATAQPPLREPIGKIPA
- a CDS encoding polysaccharide deacetylase family protein, with protein sequence MTRREWVKATVAAVLGATLFPWRDSLARSTKPLAKKGASLLEVPEGLEPFFVNSGPGYGRRIALTFDDGPCPGVTDVILRALERRNIQATFFMIGRRVQAAPSLGREVVAAGHEVGNHTLNHVPLSQYNSQRVYYEIARCQDIIEDQLRVSPHWFRPPYGAFRRNQGPIALSRYLGIAFWNVDPQDWRRPGVSKIINTVVSKTEPGSIILLHDIHEQTAEAVEPLLDELMDLEFTFTTMTRFLGLPYPIIPRAIPVSPDVPI